In a genomic window of Streptomyces pristinaespiralis:
- a CDS encoding MGH1-like glycoside hydrolase domain-containing protein: MPPQTGPSQTAPAAGLEELRRRAAEVLLGNWTGASTVPSPALYPHQWSWDSAFIAIGLRHLSPERAQRELETLLAAQWDDGRVPHIVFNPAVPLGAYFPSPDFWRSSTAGRAAGAPAATETSGIVQPPVHALAAWLVHRSDPDLSRRRGFLERAWPALVAWHDYLRRCRDFGGDGLAAVLHPWEPGMDNSPCWDEPLDRVEPAPAGSFRRADLGHGDRADRPTDLDYGRYVALAAHYRDHGYRDAGTEHAFVVEDPGFNALLALSENALAAIAGELGRDAAPHRSRARRLTAALVERLWDEEAGLFLCRDVRTGTLVRDRSVTGLLPLALPSLPGPVAQALVRTMTGPHFGLGTACGLVPSYDLRGRAFDASRYWRGPAWFNVNWLLERGLRQHGETGLADALEQAVLASAGGSGFAEYVDPHTGQARGATGFSWTAAVVLDLLARTGRAAEAQAGTAAGAAAAVAKAGG; the protein is encoded by the coding sequence ATCCCGCCGCAGACCGGGCCGTCGCAGACCGCCCCGGCCGCCGGGCTCGAGGAGCTGCGCCGGCGGGCCGCCGAGGTGCTGCTGGGCAACTGGACGGGAGCTTCGACCGTCCCCTCCCCCGCCCTGTATCCGCACCAGTGGAGCTGGGACTCGGCGTTCATCGCCATCGGGCTGCGTCATCTGTCGCCCGAGCGTGCCCAGCGCGAACTGGAGACGCTGCTGGCCGCCCAGTGGGACGACGGACGCGTCCCGCACATCGTCTTCAACCCGGCCGTGCCGCTCGGGGCGTACTTCCCGAGCCCCGACTTCTGGCGGTCCTCCACGGCGGGACGGGCGGCGGGCGCCCCCGCCGCGACCGAGACGTCCGGCATCGTGCAGCCGCCCGTGCACGCGCTGGCCGCCTGGCTGGTCCACCGCAGCGATCCGGACCTCTCGCGCCGCCGGGGCTTCCTGGAGCGCGCCTGGCCGGCGCTGGTGGCCTGGCACGACTATCTGCGGCGCTGCCGCGACTTCGGCGGCGACGGGCTGGCTGCCGTGCTCCACCCGTGGGAGCCCGGCATGGACAACAGCCCCTGCTGGGACGAGCCCCTCGACCGTGTGGAGCCGGCCCCGGCCGGCTCCTTCCGACGGGCCGACCTCGGGCACGGCGACCGTGCGGACCGGCCCACCGATCTGGACTACGGCCGCTATGTCGCGCTGGCCGCGCACTACCGGGACCACGGCTACCGCGACGCGGGCACGGAGCACGCGTTCGTCGTCGAGGACCCCGGGTTCAACGCGCTGCTCGCCCTGTCGGAGAACGCCCTGGCGGCCATCGCCGGCGAGCTGGGGCGGGACGCCGCACCGCACCGGTCCCGGGCGCGGCGTCTGACCGCCGCGCTGGTGGAGCGGCTGTGGGACGAGGAGGCCGGGCTGTTCCTGTGCCGGGACGTGCGCACCGGCACCCTGGTGCGTGACAGGAGCGTCACCGGTCTGCTGCCGCTGGCGCTTCCCTCGCTTCCCGGGCCCGTCGCGCAGGCGTTGGTGCGCACCATGACGGGGCCGCATTTCGGGCTCGGTACGGCCTGTGGGCTGGTGCCCAGCTACGACCTGCGCGGCCGGGCCTTCGACGCGTCCCGCTACTGGCGCGGGCCGGCCTGGTTCAACGTGAACTGGCTCCTGGAGCGGGGGCTGCGGCAGCACGGCGAGACCGGCCTGGCCGACGCCCTGGAGCAGGCGGTGCTCGCCTCCGCCGGTGGTTCCGGTTTCGCCGAGTACGTCGATCCGCACACCGGGCAGGCGCGCGGGGCGACCGGCTTCAGCTGGACCGCCGCCGTCGTCCTCGATCTGCTGGCCCGCACCGGCCGGGCCGCGGAGGCGCAGGCCGGTACCGCGGCCGGTGCGGCGGCCGCGGTGGCAAAGGCCGGCGGGTGA
- a CDS encoding beta/alpha barrel domain-containing protein — protein MTSSRFIEALLGAERPLVMEVKRRDAHGIDLMSGRTPADIVAGYEAAGAPCISVVTGRWFGGTPDLLRDVARLTELPLLQKDFITRRDQLETARALGASAVLLTAALLPASSMRSLVTAALRTGLTPFVEITGEAELEHVPHADECVIAVNNKDIKTREQDSGDIGRSLALLPALTAAGTPCPVSASAIDTPETAARLLRAGYRGLLIATALLRTEDLHAWPTVSGTRHAPAA, from the coding sequence ATGACGTCGTCCCGCTTCATCGAAGCCCTGCTCGGCGCCGAACGCCCCCTGGTCATGGAGGTCAAGCGGCGCGACGCGCACGGCATCGACCTCATGTCGGGCCGCACCCCCGCCGACATCGTCGCCGGCTACGAGGCCGCCGGCGCCCCCTGCATCTCCGTGGTCACCGGACGCTGGTTCGGCGGCACCCCCGACCTGCTGCGCGACGTCGCCCGGCTCACCGAACTCCCGCTGCTCCAGAAGGACTTCATCACCCGCCGCGACCAGCTCGAGACCGCCAGGGCCCTCGGCGCGTCCGCCGTGCTGCTCACCGCCGCCCTGCTGCCCGCCTCCAGCATGCGCTCCCTGGTCACCGCGGCCCTGCGCACCGGCCTCACCCCGTTCGTCGAGATCACCGGCGAGGCCGAGCTCGAACACGTCCCGCACGCCGACGAGTGCGTGATCGCCGTCAACAACAAGGACATCAAGACCCGCGAACAGGACAGTGGCGACATCGGCCGCAGCCTGGCCCTGCTGCCCGCCCTGACCGCCGCCGGCACCCCCTGCCCGGTCAGCGCCAGCGCGATCGACACCCCCGAGACCGCCGCCCGCCTGCTGCGGGCCGGCTACCGGGGCCTGCTCATCGCCACCGCCCTGCTGCGCACCGAGGACCTGCACGCCTGGCCCACCGTCAGCGGCACCCGCCATGCCCCGGCCGCCTGA
- a CDS encoding alpha/beta hydrolase: MPRPPEPPPAAPAPPRAAATPVPAPSRVPATPAPAPLRPATPVPAARPGPEAPADRTAADQGVADGTAADQGVRIEEITLDAGALQLSALYARPHPAAGEPRAVVVAVHGLGMHARYFHSPAHPDLSLLTLAARLGHPVLAVDRPGHGRLGHRHPDGQPLAEQSATLHRALAAFAREHPTGAGFFLLAHSYGGKLALHAAADDTAGTLIGLDISGLGHHYAPAARGFPATLGGGAWGLNWGPMHLYPPGTFQGARALMARTPRHEEHDPGPPWPLRYRQLAPRVRVPVRLTFAEHEQWWHTDDAALTAMAARLSASPRVRVDRQDAAGHNISLGWAARPYHLRALAFLEECLRP; this comes from the coding sequence ATGCCCCGGCCGCCTGAACCGCCCCCCGCCGCGCCCGCGCCGCCCCGGGCGGCAGCCACCCCCGTACCCGCGCCGTCCCGGGTCCCGGCGACGCCCGCGCCCGCCCCGCTACGGCCGGCCACTCCCGTACCCGCCGCCCGGCCGGGGCCGGAGGCCCCCGCGGACCGGACCGCCGCGGATCAGGGCGTCGCGGACGGGACCGCCGCGGACCAGGGCGTGCGGATCGAGGAGATCACCCTCGACGCCGGCGCCCTTCAGCTGTCCGCCCTGTACGCGAGACCCCACCCGGCCGCCGGGGAGCCACGGGCCGTCGTCGTCGCCGTCCACGGGCTCGGCATGCACGCCCGCTACTTCCACTCGCCCGCCCACCCCGACCTGTCGCTGCTCACCCTCGCCGCGCGTCTCGGCCACCCGGTCCTCGCCGTCGACCGCCCCGGCCACGGCCGCCTCGGCCACCGCCACCCGGACGGCCAGCCGCTCGCCGAGCAGTCCGCCACCCTGCACCGGGCCCTCGCCGCGTTCGCCCGCGAACACCCCACCGGCGCCGGTTTCTTCCTCCTCGCCCACTCCTACGGCGGAAAGCTCGCCCTGCACGCCGCGGCCGACGACACCGCCGGCACCCTGATCGGCCTCGACATCTCCGGCCTCGGCCACCACTACGCCCCCGCCGCCCGTGGCTTCCCCGCCACCCTCGGCGGCGGCGCCTGGGGCCTCAACTGGGGCCCCATGCACCTCTATCCGCCCGGCACCTTCCAGGGCGCCCGCGCCCTGATGGCCCGTACCCCGCGCCACGAGGAACACGACCCCGGCCCGCCCTGGCCGCTGCGCTACCGGCAGCTCGCCCCCCGCGTGCGGGTCCCCGTACGCCTCACCTTCGCCGAGCACGAACAGTGGTGGCACACCGACGACGCCGCCCTCACCGCGATGGCCGCCCGCCTCAGCGCCTCGCCCCGGGTCCGCGTCGACCGCCAGGACGCGGCCGGCCACAACATCAGCCTCGGCTGGGCCGCCCGCCCCTACCATCTGCGGGCCCTCGCCTTCCTCGAGGAGTGCCTGCGCCCCTGA
- a CDS encoding DUF6875 domain-containing protein yields MRGDETLRIYSPSEVEQDMVPPEHAGPLREVLEWSREFLVSGHPALGRSGPVCPYTQPSLRRDLFLLAVPAAGTDRAGLADAVAHLRVWYEKLAVDLDTEERELLTLLMVLPRLDRTDSAPLDALQRAAKDEFVAEGLMIGQFHPVCAEPGLWNEDFRPLRSPVPLLAVRRLLVFDLPFLVNTDLHLSHYLRQFAPGIPARMRDELVNRVVS; encoded by the coding sequence ATGAGGGGCGACGAGACGCTGAGGATCTACTCCCCCTCCGAGGTGGAGCAGGACATGGTGCCTCCGGAGCATGCCGGGCCGCTGCGGGAGGTGCTGGAGTGGAGTCGCGAGTTCCTGGTGAGCGGGCATCCGGCGCTGGGCCGCAGCGGCCCCGTGTGCCCGTACACGCAGCCGTCGCTGCGCCGTGACCTGTTCCTGCTGGCCGTGCCGGCGGCGGGGACGGACCGGGCCGGGCTCGCGGACGCGGTGGCGCATCTGCGGGTCTGGTACGAGAAGCTGGCGGTGGACCTGGACACGGAGGAGCGGGAGCTGCTCACGCTGCTGATGGTCCTGCCGCGTCTGGACCGCACGGACTCGGCGCCGCTGGACGCGCTCCAGCGGGCGGCGAAGGACGAGTTCGTCGCCGAGGGGCTGATGATCGGCCAGTTCCATCCGGTGTGCGCGGAACCGGGCCTGTGGAACGAGGACTTCCGGCCGTTGCGTTCGCCGGTGCCGCTGCTGGCGGTGCGCCGGCTGCTGGTGTTCGACCTGCCGTTCCTGGTGAACACGGACCTGCATCTGTCGCACTATCTGCGGCAGTTCGCGCCGGGCATACCGGCGCGGATGCGGGACGAGCTGGTGAACCGGGTGGTGTCCTGA
- a CDS encoding pyridoxal phosphate-dependent decarboxylase family protein, whose product MDLRYWLPRAVDVFERFGERFGPFTPHPSHRIDDAAFAPVFERFAKRLDDNYPFFHPSYAGQMVKAPHPAAVVGYVTAMLFNPNNHAAEGGPATTEMERECVASLGAMFGLKDPLGHLTTSGTMANLEALYVARESHPGRGVAYSSECHYTHERMCHVLGMEGHRVPVDARGRIDLEALERLLATGRVGTVVVTLGTTGLGAVDEVHEVLPMARRHGARVHVDAAYGGFFALLGRSVDPVGLDPRPWAAVAGCDSVVVDPHKHGLQPYGCGAVLFNDPGAGRHFAHDSPYTYFTQAELHLGEISLECSRAGAAAAGLWLTLQLLPLNREGFGEILAAGRRAALRWADLLAGSDVLELYQRPDLDIVTYVPAVRPFSLLSVDAACERLLHEGMYAADDPVFLSVLRADADAFARRHPRVVRDAGAARVMRSVLIKPEAELRLDRLHARVEQLAALAAGRQ is encoded by the coding sequence GTGGATCTTCGGTACTGGCTTCCGCGTGCGGTGGACGTCTTCGAGCGGTTCGGGGAGCGGTTCGGCCCGTTCACGCCCCACCCCAGCCACCGGATCGACGACGCGGCGTTCGCGCCGGTCTTCGAGCGGTTCGCCAAGCGGCTGGACGACAACTATCCGTTCTTCCACCCGTCGTACGCGGGGCAGATGGTCAAGGCGCCGCATCCGGCGGCCGTCGTCGGCTATGTGACGGCGATGCTGTTCAACCCCAACAACCATGCCGCGGAGGGCGGTCCGGCGACCACCGAGATGGAACGCGAGTGCGTCGCCTCGCTCGGTGCGATGTTCGGTCTCAAGGATCCGCTGGGTCATCTGACGACCAGCGGCACGATGGCGAACCTGGAGGCGCTGTACGTGGCGCGCGAGTCCCATCCGGGCCGGGGTGTCGCCTACAGCTCCGAGTGTCATTACACGCATGAGCGGATGTGCCATGTGCTGGGCATGGAGGGCCACCGGGTGCCCGTCGACGCGCGGGGCCGGATCGACCTCGAGGCGCTGGAGCGGCTGCTGGCGACGGGCCGTGTCGGGACCGTGGTGGTGACGCTGGGGACGACGGGGCTGGGCGCGGTCGACGAGGTGCACGAGGTGCTGCCGATGGCGCGCCGCCACGGGGCGCGGGTGCATGTGGACGCGGCGTACGGCGGCTTCTTCGCGCTGCTGGGCCGTTCCGTGGACCCGGTGGGCCTGGACCCGCGGCCGTGGGCGGCGGTGGCCGGGTGCGACTCGGTGGTGGTCGACCCGCACAAGCACGGCCTGCAGCCCTACGGCTGCGGGGCGGTGCTGTTCAACGACCCGGGGGCCGGCCGGCATTTCGCGCACGACTCCCCCTACACCTACTTCACGCAGGCGGAGCTGCATCTGGGCGAGATCAGCCTGGAGTGCTCGCGCGCGGGCGCGGCGGCGGCCGGTCTGTGGCTGACGCTGCAGCTGCTGCCGCTGAACCGGGAGGGCTTCGGCGAGATACTCGCCGCCGGCCGCCGGGCGGCGCTCCGCTGGGCGGACCTGCTGGCCGGCTCCGACGTGCTGGAGCTGTACCAGCGTCCGGATCTCGACATCGTCACGTACGTGCCCGCGGTGCGGCCGTTCTCGCTGCTGTCGGTCGACGCGGCCTGTGAGCGGCTGCTGCACGAGGGCATGTACGCGGCCGACGATCCGGTGTTCCTGAGTGTGCTGCGCGCGGACGCCGACGCGTTCGCCCGGCGTCATCCGCGGGTTGTGCGGGACGCCGGTGCGGCGCGGGTGATGCGCAGTGTCCTGATAAAGCCGGAGGCCGAGCTCCGTCTCGACCGGCTCCACGCCAGGGTGGAGCAGCTGGCCGCCCTGGCCGCCGGGAGACAGTAG
- a CDS encoding multicopper oxidase family protein: MVTRRRVLGATLATTGASLFTAAALTPLFQARSAQAGTRPASAPLFTTALPVPPVLTPLSTAGGKDTYALTLRRARTEILPGISTEVLTYNGHFPGPTIKARSGRPVVVHHRNALEDHASVHLHGASVAPTDDGAPMDTFAPGTSRTYTYPNRQPHAPLWYHDHAHHHESEHVYRGLSGSYLLTDDTEQALPLPAGSYDIPIALRDARLDERGRLVYEMDDALGRTTLLANGKPYPYLQVAARKYRFRLLNSSNLRFFHLRLADGGPITQIGSDGGLLPAPATLDSLWLSPAERADIVIDFSRYPVGTRLVLENTLGPGSPEQVGQVLRFDIVRTAPDPSSVPAVLRTLPPLPTATVERSFELRMTDESGAPGAQGLVNGRVFDHDRIDTRIRHGASEIWTVTNPNTLVPHNFHLHLVQFRVLARNGQAPDPSESGLKDTVRLLPGETVRLQATFDTYRGTYVYHCHLLDHSAMGMMAQMRIS, encoded by the coding sequence ATGGTCACCAGACGCCGCGTGCTCGGAGCAACGCTCGCCACCACCGGAGCCTCACTGTTCACCGCCGCCGCTCTCACCCCGCTGTTCCAGGCCCGCAGCGCCCAGGCCGGCACCCGCCCCGCGAGCGCCCCGCTGTTCACCACCGCGCTGCCCGTGCCGCCCGTCCTCACCCCGCTGTCCACCGCCGGCGGCAAGGACACCTACGCGCTCACCCTGCGCCGCGCCCGCACCGAGATACTCCCCGGCATCAGCACCGAGGTCCTCACCTACAACGGCCACTTCCCGGGCCCCACCATCAAGGCCAGATCCGGCCGCCCGGTCGTCGTCCACCACCGCAACGCCCTGGAGGACCACGCCTCCGTCCACCTGCACGGCGCCTCCGTCGCGCCCACCGACGACGGCGCCCCCATGGACACCTTCGCCCCCGGCACGAGCCGCACCTACACCTACCCCAACCGGCAGCCGCACGCCCCGCTCTGGTACCACGACCACGCCCACCACCACGAGTCCGAGCACGTCTACCGCGGCCTGTCCGGCTCCTACCTGCTCACCGACGACACCGAACAGGCCCTGCCGCTGCCCGCCGGCTCCTACGACATCCCCATCGCCCTGCGCGACGCCCGGCTCGACGAACGCGGCCGCCTCGTCTACGAGATGGACGACGCCCTCGGCCGCACCACCCTCCTCGCCAACGGCAAGCCCTACCCCTACCTCCAGGTCGCCGCCCGCAAGTACCGCTTCCGGCTGCTGAACTCCTCCAACCTGCGCTTCTTCCACCTGCGCCTCGCCGACGGCGGCCCCATCACCCAGATCGGCTCCGACGGCGGCCTGCTGCCCGCCCCCGCCACCCTCGACTCGCTGTGGCTCTCACCCGCCGAACGGGCCGACATCGTCATCGACTTCTCCCGCTACCCCGTCGGCACCCGGCTCGTCCTCGAGAACACCCTCGGGCCCGGCAGCCCCGAACAGGTCGGCCAGGTCCTGCGGTTCGACATCGTGCGCACCGCACCCGACCCCAGCAGCGTCCCGGCCGTCCTGCGCACCCTGCCGCCGCTGCCCACCGCGACAGTCGAACGCTCCTTCGAGCTGCGCATGACCGACGAGAGCGGCGCCCCGGGCGCCCAGGGCCTCGTCAACGGCCGCGTCTTCGACCACGACCGCATCGACACCCGCATCCGCCACGGCGCGAGCGAGATCTGGACCGTCACCAACCCGAACACCCTCGTCCCGCACAACTTCCACCTGCACCTGGTGCAGTTCAGGGTCCTCGCCCGCAACGGGCAGGCACCGGACCCCTCGGAGTCCGGCCTCAAGGACACCGTGCGGCTGCTGCCCGGCGAAACCGTCCGGCTCCAGGCCACCTTCGACACCTACCGCGGCACGTACGTCTACCACTGCCACCTGCTCGACCACTCCGCGATGGGCATGATGGCCCAGATGCGCATCAGCTGA
- a CDS encoding MFS transporter has protein sequence MTAQLSDQPVPAAPAGPRPTPSASGRTAVSGSGHTAVSGSGAGVRVGKTRRAAGALAVIAGCNAMIQLDDPIVNIALPGMRADLGLSEVGASWVVTAYLLAFGGLLLLGGRLGDLLGRRRVFMAGVALFTAAAALRGAASSGEMLIAVRAVQGVGAALAAPSGLALLLSMFPPGPARTRAIAVCTAAGALSTAGGLLLAGALTSLGSWRWVVYLDVPVGVAIVVAAPFVLVETRRVPGRLDAAGALLSALGAAALVFGLARAAERPWSDLSVAGGVPAGIAVLVLFAVVERRARQPLVAPALFADRDRLLAYGATLAVPGAVIGTYFFLNQFFQAGRGWSALVAACALLPLPVTTALAAAGGERLLRRLGARRMLAVGAGLLMCGNGWLALSVTGPYPVVLPALVLLGAGMACAVLPLTVLATSSPAPDRAGAASGVLNAVQSVGGSVGLATLVAVASHGGGAAAGFVAGAGFAAVALVAAAGLRRRPAAVVS, from the coding sequence ATGACCGCGCAGCTCTCCGACCAGCCGGTGCCGGCCGCCCCGGCGGGTCCCCGGCCGACGCCGTCCGCGTCCGGGCGCACGGCAGTGTCCGGGTCCGGGCACACGGCGGTGTCCGGGTCCGGTGCGGGAGTACGGGTGGGAAAGACGCGGCGGGCCGCCGGCGCGCTCGCGGTGATCGCCGGCTGCAACGCGATGATCCAGCTCGACGATCCGATCGTGAACATCGCGCTGCCGGGCATGCGGGCCGACCTGGGTCTGTCGGAGGTCGGCGCCTCGTGGGTGGTGACCGCCTATCTGCTGGCGTTCGGCGGGCTGCTGCTGCTCGGCGGGCGGCTGGGTGATCTGCTGGGCCGGCGGCGGGTGTTCATGGCGGGGGTCGCGCTGTTCACGGCCGCCGCGGCGCTGCGCGGGGCGGCCTCGTCGGGCGAGATGCTGATCGCGGTGCGGGCGGTGCAGGGCGTGGGTGCGGCGCTGGCCGCGCCCAGCGGGCTGGCGCTGCTGCTGAGCATGTTCCCCCCGGGTCCCGCGCGGACGCGGGCGATCGCGGTGTGCACGGCGGCCGGGGCGCTCAGCACGGCCGGCGGGCTGCTGCTGGCCGGTGCGCTGACCTCGCTCGGCTCCTGGCGGTGGGTGGTGTACCTGGACGTTCCGGTGGGGGTGGCGATCGTGGTGGCGGCGCCGTTCGTGCTCGTCGAGACGCGGCGGGTGCCCGGCCGCCTCGACGCGGCGGGGGCGCTGCTGTCGGCGCTGGGCGCGGCCGCGCTGGTGTTCGGGCTGGCGCGGGCGGCCGAGCGGCCGTGGAGCGACCTGAGTGTGGCGGGCGGTGTGCCGGCGGGGATCGCGGTGCTGGTGCTGTTCGCGGTGGTCGAACGCCGGGCCCGGCAGCCGCTGGTGGCGCCTGCGCTGTTCGCCGACCGGGACCGGCTGCTGGCGTACGGGGCGACGCTCGCGGTGCCGGGCGCGGTGATCGGCACGTACTTCTTCCTCAACCAGTTCTTCCAGGCGGGTCGGGGCTGGTCGGCGCTGGTGGCGGCGTGTGCGCTGCTGCCGCTGCCGGTGACGACGGCGCTCGCCGCGGCCGGTGGTGAGCGGCTGCTGCGGCGGCTGGGGGCGCGGCGGATGCTGGCGGTGGGCGCGGGGCTGCTGATGTGCGGGAACGGGTGGCTGGCGCTGTCCGTGACGGGCCCCTACCCGGTGGTGCTGCCGGCGCTGGTGCTGCTGGGGGCGGGGATGGCGTGCGCGGTGCTGCCGCTGACGGTGCTGGCGACGTCGTCGCCGGCGCCGGACAGGGCGGGGGCGGCCTCCGGGGTGCTGAACGCGGTGCAGAGCGTGGGGGGTTCGGTGGGGCTCGCGACGCTGGTGGCGGTGGCGTCGCACGGCGGCGGGGCGGCGGCCGGGTTCGTCGCGGGCGCCGGGTTCGCGGCTGTGGCGCTGGTGGCCGCCGCCGGGTTGCGGAGGCGGCCGGCGGCCGTCGTCAGCTGA
- a CDS encoding anthrone oxygenase family protein has product MAANPYHPYGPANPYAPAPPPPRPARRPSRTTGPLLVTSTVTMGLMAGLFFTFDVSIMPGLARTDDRFYVEAMQNFNELIDNSGLFALVFIGAFVATTTAAVLDFRRGHRSPALWATVAATLYLVALLITFSVNIPLNMELAQLGDPAKVTDFALVDKFKGIWETTNIMRTLLCAAALGCLAHCLKLHGRATATAPAPAAPQAPPPHFPPYAPRTG; this is encoded by the coding sequence ATGGCTGCCAACCCGTACCACCCGTACGGCCCCGCGAACCCCTACGCGCCCGCGCCGCCGCCCCCGCGCCCGGCCCGCCGCCCGAGCAGGACGACCGGACCGCTGCTGGTGACCTCGACCGTCACCATGGGCCTGATGGCCGGACTGTTCTTCACCTTCGACGTGTCGATCATGCCGGGCCTCGCCCGGACCGACGACCGCTTCTACGTCGAGGCGATGCAGAACTTCAACGAACTCATCGACAACAGCGGCCTGTTCGCGCTGGTGTTCATCGGCGCATTCGTCGCCACGACCACCGCCGCCGTCCTCGACTTCCGCCGCGGCCACCGGTCACCGGCCCTGTGGGCGACGGTCGCCGCGACCCTCTACCTGGTGGCGCTGCTCATCACGTTCTCCGTCAACATCCCCCTGAACATGGAACTCGCGCAGCTCGGCGACCCGGCGAAGGTCACCGACTTCGCCCTGGTCGACAAGTTCAAGGGCATCTGGGAGACCACCAACATCATGCGGACCCTGCTGTGCGCGGCCGCGCTGGGCTGCCTGGCCCACTGCCTGAAGCTCCACGGCCGCGCCACCGCCACCGCCCCGGCCCCCGCCGCCCCGCAGGCACCGCCGCCGCACTTCCCGCCGTACGCCCCGCGCACCGGCTGA
- a CDS encoding CatB-related O-acetyltransferase, whose product MNQLPPDPMALHPFPDQPRVVLLKPLVTSPLIEVGEYSYYDDPDDPTAFETRNVLYHYGPEKLVIGKFCALGTGVRFIMNGANHRMDGPSTFPFPIMGASWAEHFDLITGLPGRGDTVVGNDVWFGYHTMVMPGVRIGHGAIIASGAVVVDDVPDYAIVGGNPAKVVRTRYNDADVARLLRLAWWDWPAEHLTEHVRTVMAGTVDDLEKAAPRA is encoded by the coding sequence ATGAATCAGCTTCCTCCGGACCCGATGGCGCTTCACCCGTTTCCCGACCAGCCGCGCGTGGTGCTGCTCAAGCCGCTGGTGACCTCGCCGCTGATCGAGGTCGGGGAGTACTCCTACTACGACGACCCGGACGATCCGACCGCGTTCGAGACCCGCAACGTGCTCTACCACTACGGGCCGGAGAAGCTGGTCATCGGGAAGTTCTGCGCGCTGGGCACGGGGGTGCGGTTCATCATGAACGGCGCCAACCACCGCATGGACGGCCCCTCCACGTTCCCCTTCCCCATCATGGGCGCGTCCTGGGCCGAGCACTTCGACCTGATCACCGGCCTGCCGGGCAGGGGCGACACCGTCGTCGGCAACGACGTCTGGTTCGGCTACCACACCATGGTCATGCCCGGCGTACGCATCGGGCACGGCGCGATCATCGCCTCCGGCGCCGTCGTCGTGGACGACGTCCCCGACTACGCGATCGTCGGCGGCAACCCGGCCAAGGTCGTCCGCACCCGCTACAACGACGCCGATGTCGCCCGTCTGCTCCGGCTCGCCTGGTGGGACTGGCCCGCGGAGCACCTCACGGAGCACGTTCGCACGGTCATGGCCGGAACCGTCGACGACCTCGAGAAGGCCGCGCCACGGGCCTGA
- a CDS encoding transglutaminase-like domain-containing protein: MSLTPAVLRMPEDVRRCLEPGRYVDSAHPAVRETAARIAPGAHGVDKARALYEQVRDRIGYCSIPPGRPISMGAYLRDEETYRASSVLAEGHGFCVSKASLLTALARASGIPARVAFADVVNHHHTGRRMRAATGTDVFAWHGYSELWLEGRWVKVTPMFHRALCERLGVEPTGFDGRSDALLPDRDRRGAAFFSYAARHGSFHDVPARFLTTQIPQRYPGLDEYRQLADPAQGPGGGSTGA, encoded by the coding sequence ATGTCGCTGACGCCGGCCGTGCTGCGGATGCCCGAGGACGTGCGCCGCTGTCTGGAACCCGGCCGCTACGTCGACAGCGCCCACCCCGCCGTACGGGAGACCGCGGCCCGCATCGCGCCCGGCGCGCACGGCGTCGACAAGGCGCGCGCCCTGTACGAGCAGGTGCGCGACCGGATCGGCTACTGCAGCATCCCGCCGGGCCGGCCGATCTCCATGGGCGCGTATCTGCGGGACGAGGAGACCTACCGGGCCAGCAGCGTGCTGGCCGAGGGGCACGGCTTCTGCGTGAGCAAGGCGTCGCTGCTGACGGCGCTGGCGCGGGCGTCGGGGATCCCGGCCCGTGTGGCGTTCGCCGACGTGGTCAACCACCATCACACCGGGCGGCGGATGCGGGCGGCGACCGGCACCGACGTGTTCGCCTGGCACGGCTACAGCGAACTGTGGCTGGAGGGCCGCTGGGTGAAGGTGACCCCGATGTTCCACCGTGCGCTGTGCGAACGGCTGGGAGTGGAACCGACCGGCTTCGACGGCCGCAGCGACGCGCTGCTGCCCGACCGGGACCGGCGGGGCGCGGCGTTCTTCTCCTACGCCGCCCGGCACGGCAGCTTCCACGACGTGCCGGCGCGGTTCCTCACCACGCAGATCCCGCAACGCTACCCGGGGCTGGACGAGTACCGGCAGCTCGCGGACCCTGCGCAGGGTCCGGGCGGCGGGTCGACGGGAGCGTAA